A single window of Tenericutes bacterium MZ-XQ DNA harbors:
- a CDS encoding iron export ABC transporter permease subunit FetB: protein MNNDTIIQLSVWQVLFGYVFVVFILWILNRRGIKREKTLILATLRMTVQLVVMGLLLTAIFDNPSPFVTFGVVLLMVGFSVLTVFRKFKDDLTPSLKKVIMLSLPTGGLIALFYFVFIVVQIEPYYNPQYLIPITGMIIGNSMTGITLGIHTLLNKFTDQKDEVIESLVLGATPKEASHDIINQAFDSAIMPTLNNMLGMGIIFLPGMMTGQILSGVVPTTAIMYQIGVMLGILGGVSLSTYIFLIFGYKTFFNQDSQLIDG from the coding sequence TTGAATAATGATACAATCATTCAGCTTAGTGTTTGGCAAGTTTTATTTGGCTATGTCTTTGTTGTTTTTATTTTATGGATTTTAAATAGGCGTGGCATTAAAAGAGAAAAAACGTTGATACTTGCAACCCTTAGAATGACGGTGCAGCTTGTTGTAATGGGCCTTCTTTTAACAGCAATCTTTGATAACCCATCGCCCTTTGTGACATTTGGTGTTGTTTTATTAATGGTAGGGTTCAGTGTTTTAACAGTGTTTAGAAAGTTTAAGGATGATCTAACCCCATCTTTAAAAAAAGTTATTATGCTTAGTTTACCCACTGGTGGACTCATTGCGTTATTTTATTTTGTGTTTATTGTTGTACAAATTGAGCCGTATTATAACCCTCAATACCTTATTCCAATAACTGGGATGATTATTGGTAATAGCATGACAGGAATCACACTTGGTATTCATACGTTACTCAATAAATTTACGGATCAAAAAGATGAAGTGATTGAGTCGTTAGTATTAGGTGCAACACCAAAAGAAGCAAGCCATGATATCATTAATCAAGCATTCGATTCAGCTATCATGCCGACCCTTAATAATATGCTGGGGATGGGGATCATTTTCTTGCCTGGTATGATGACTGGACAGATTTTATCTGGTGTTGTACCAACGACTGCTATCATGTATCAAATTGGGGTTATGCTTGGAATCTTAGGTGGTGTATCATTAAGCACTTATATATTTTTAATTTTTGGATATAAAACATTTTTTAATCAGGATTCACAATTAATTGATGGATAA
- a CDS encoding ABC transporter ATP-binding protein produces the protein MFRLKEVKYKDILNIDDLTIKQGKITCIVGESGAGKSTLLKLLNKMISPDEGEIVYKDKKLKDYDAVALRKSVIYLSQKPYIYKKTIKDNLMKAASFHRLNVTDETMEKMLKQVKLTQSLGHDASKLSGGEAQRLALARVMLLKGEVYIMDEPSSALDDETEDLVISMVVDFVKKNQLSLVMITHSKAVAKKYGDILIEIAKGEVKGVESLE, from the coding sequence ATGTTTAGACTAAAAGAGGTAAAATATAAAGACATTTTAAACATCGATGATTTAACCATTAAACAAGGGAAAATCACATGTATTGTTGGGGAGAGTGGCGCGGGTAAGTCTACCCTTTTAAAACTGCTAAATAAAATGATTTCACCTGATGAAGGTGAGATTGTGTATAAAGATAAAAAGTTAAAAGATTATGATGCGGTTGCATTAAGAAAAAGCGTTATTTACTTATCACAAAAACCTTATATCTATAAAAAAACAATTAAGGATAATTTAATGAAAGCAGCTTCTTTTCATCGCTTGAATGTTACTGATGAAACGATGGAAAAGATGCTTAAACAAGTGAAATTAACCCAATCTTTAGGCCATGATGCAAGCAAACTATCAGGTGGAGAAGCGCAACGTCTTGCGCTTGCAAGAGTGATGTTGCTTAAAGGTGAGGTTTATATAATGGATGAACCATCAAGTGCATTAGATGATGAAACTGAAGATTTAGTGATTTCAATGGTTGTTGATTTTGTTAAAAAAAACCAGTTGAGTTTGGTGATGATTACACACTCTAAAGCGGTTGCTAAAAAATATGGTGATATTTTGATTGAAATTGCCAAGGGTGAAGTGAAAGGGGTTGAGTCGCTTGAATAA